The proteins below are encoded in one region of Manis pentadactyla isolate mManPen7 chromosome 2, mManPen7.hap1, whole genome shotgun sequence:
- the MORN2 gene encoding MORN repeat-containing protein 2, whose product MTSVADPRPARSDGLGFYWPDLPAPARQRQATEGSAHGQPGRRADYAHGHTSLVHGRCFPEAVRRESPGVRGSARARPPLRISPGGAPPRPSCGGTALVPSDWLSLSRSRIRFRVRGAWLPQQPSALRAEASAWFPPAADLATRGESHSQGNLSNTSLLTAEVYKVNFVFPNGDKYDGDCTRTSSGIFERNGIGIHTTPNGIIYTGSWKDDKMNGFGRLEHFSGAVYEGHFKDNMFHGLGTYTFPTGAKYTGNFNENRVEGEGQYTDIQGLEWCGNFHFTAAPGLRLKFHM is encoded by the exons ATGACCTCAGTTGCAGACCCCCGCCCGGCGCGGTCCGATGGCCTGGGGTTCTACTGGCCCGACTTACCAGCCCCAGCCAGACAG AGGCAGGCGACAGAAGGGTCTGCGCACGGACAACCAGGGCGACGCGCAGACTACGCGCACGGACACACATCCCTTGTCCACGGAAGGTGCTTCCCGGAGGCTGTTAGGAGGGAGAGCCCGGGTGTGAGGGGTTCCGCGAGGGCTCGGCCGCCCTTACGGATCTCACCCGGAGGGGCTCCGCCGAGGCCCAGCTGCGGAGGCACAGCCCTGGTGCCTTCTGATTGGCTCAGCCTCAGCCGCTCGCGTATTCGCTTCCGGGTGAGAGGTGCTTGGTTGCCTCAGCAACCGAGCGCGCTCAGAGCAGAGGCAAGCGCTTGGTTCCCACCGGCCGCAGACCTGGCGACCCGGGGGGAATCTCACAGTCAAGGAAATCTCTCCAACACCTCTTTGTTAA CTGCAGAAGTGTACAAGGTAAACTTTGTATTTCCAAATGGAGACAAGTATG ATGGTGACTGTACAAGAACATCTTCTGGAATCTTTGAGAGAAATGGAATAGGTATTCATACCACTCCTAATGGGATTATCTACACAGGAAGCTGGAAAGATGACAAG ATGAATGGTTTTGGAAGACTTGAACATTTTTCAGGAGCAGTGTATGAAGGACACTTTAAGGACAATATGTTTCATGGACTGGGGACATACACCTTCCCAACTGGAGCAAAGTACACTGGAAATTTCAATGAAAATAG GGTGGAAGGTGAAGGACAATATACAGATATCCAAGGACTAGAATGGTGTGGTAACTTTCATTTCACAGCTGCTCCAGGCCTGAGACTAAAGTTCCATATGTAG